In one window of Microplitis demolitor isolate Queensland-Clemson2020A chromosome 4, iyMicDemo2.1a, whole genome shotgun sequence DNA:
- the LOC103571256 gene encoding facilitated trehalose transporter Tret1, translating to MEMEMMEDKDKGSVVEPMLIKTTKTLIEGKKFFQYTSTLIAGLMSMQAGMNLSWTSPVGPYLTSETSFLIDMTDNKMSWVCALMALGAIVGAVPAGKVADKIGRKSTIIITAVPFLISWLMIILTRDLISLYVARFIGGIGAGSACVLVPVYIGEISEPSIRGALGSFFPLLFSTGVVFVYIVGAYADYMAFNIACCLTLVPFILIYFLPESPLWLVQNGRIATAERSLRTLRGKDYEFKKEITILQEESDRVESRKGGIRDLIGTRAGRKALGTCVGLMWFQQMCGIDAVLFYTVKIFKDAGSTVNPFVATIIIGIIEVIMAVVVASVIDKFGRKPLLVISGTAMTICLAVLGYYFKLQAEKVNLESVGWLPLTCLALFNVVFSVGYGSVPFAVISELFPPETKGVASSLSIMVNWSLVFVVTKFFPSMVDATGPDVTFWTFASMAAMSAVFAFFFVPETKGKTLQEIQTKLSIHKIKQVI from the exons ATGGAAATGGAAATGATGGAGGATAAGGATAAGGGAAGTGTCGTCGAGCCGATGCTAATTAAGACCACAAAGACCTTAATtgagggaaaaaaattttttcaatatacatCGACGCTCATTG cggGACTGATGTCAATGCAAGCAGGAATGAATTTAAGCTGGACCTCCCCAGTGGGTCCGTACTTGACATCAGAGACCTCATTTCTGATCGACATGACGGACAACAAAATGTCCTGGGTCTGCGCACTGATGGCCCTGGGCGCCATAGTGGGGGCGGTCCCCGCAGGGAAGGTCGCGGACAAAATCGGCCGGAAGTCAACGATAATAATAACCGCGGTTCCTTTTTTGATATCCTGGCTGATGATAATCCTGACCCGTGACCTGATCAGTCTCTACGTCGCCCGATTCATCGGCGGGATCGGGGCCGGATCCGCTTGCGTCTTAGTCCCAGTTTACATCGGCGAGATCTCGGAGCCTTCGATCCGCGGGGCCTTGGGGTCCTTCTTCCCCCTCCTTTTCTCCACCGGCGTGGTCTTTGTCTACATAGTCGGGGCCTACGCCGACTACATGGCCTTCAATATTGCCTGCTGCCTCACCCTAGTCCCCTTTATCTTGATCTATTTCTTGCCCGAGTCTCCACTGTGGTTGGTTCAAAATGGCCGCATAGCAACAGCAGAACGCTCGCTTCGAACTTTGCGCGGGAAAGACTACgagtttaaaaaagaaataacaaTTCTGCAGGAAGAATCAGACAGGGTCGAGAGCAGAAAGGGTGGAATTAGAGATTTGATTGGCACAAGAGCGGGCAGAAAGGCTCTGGGGACTTGCGTGGGCCTGATGTGGTTCCAGCAAATGTGCGGCATCGACGCGGTTCTGTTCTATACcgtgaaaatattcaaagacGCGGGCAGTACAGTGAATCCCTTTGTCGCCACGATAATTATCGGGATCATCGAGGTTATAATGGCGGTCGTGGTCGCCTCGGTGATCGACAAATTTGGGCGCAAGCCTCTGCTGGTCATCTCGGGAACTGCGATGACCATTTGCTTGGCAGTCCTGGGCTACTACTTCAAGTTACAGGCAGAAAAAGTAAACCTCGAATCCGTGGGGTGGCTTCCGTTGACCTGCTTGGCCCTTTTCAATGTCGTCTTCAGTGTCGGCTATGGGTCGGTACCTTTTGCGGTTATTTCTGAACTTTTCCCGCCGGAAACTAAGGGCGTCGCTAGTAGTCTCAGTATTATGGTAAACTGGAGTCTGGTTTTTGTAGTgacgaaattttttccaagtatGGTTGACGCTACGGGACCGGATGTTACCTTCTGGACATTCGCGAGTATGGCGGCCATGTCAGCGGTCTTTGCGTTTTTCTTTGTGCCCGAAACAAAGGGGAAAACTTTGCAAGAGATTCAGACAAAGTTGTcgatacataaaattaaacaagttATATGA
- the LOC103571262 gene encoding tight junction protein ZO-1 isoform X3 produces MKILSKLFGKKNSVRTKSKNITKTKYKKHSNGTVVPKDEFMFGDNCSTSTRRHRRKRRVGDRGWEVHHVTVTRVPGYGFGIAVSGGRDNPHFTNGDPAIAISDVLKAGPAEGKLQVNDRIISANGVSLEGADYGAAVRVLRDSGSTVLLVVKRRSVIPQVQPAQPQTHRLTLTRNNKKDDFGLVLGCRLYVKEVTRETGAKPGDLVTRIGGIPADNMSLKEAKKIMDSCKDRLSIVVTREPGASTSAAASNYSTAKEAGEYLSGASYSSQNLYVPPPTRQTDDKSNLAPRGAGGRSRGPLMDVSLSQLDLPATPTVDPPRPPPPRPEDYYSSRRQLYEEETRSKQPVPDPRFITFQKEGSVGVRLTGGNETGVFVTAVQPGSPAFRQGLQPGDKILKVNDMDMKGVTREEAVLFLLSLQEQIDLIVQHRRQEYDQIVASGRGDSFHIKTHFHYEQPDRGEMSFRSGDVFHVIDTLYNGEVGSWQVFRIGRNNQEVQKGIIPNKVRAEELATAQFNATKKELSTSSESRGSFFRRRRGSHRRSKSLGRDHWDDVVFADSISKFPAYERVVLRHPGFIRPVVLFGPVADLAREKLLKDFPDKFTSPQMESQLDDSTSGKGGKTNGIIRLSAIREVMERGKHALLDITPNAVDRLNYAQFYPIVIFLKAENKQVIKEMRAGIPKSAHKSSKKLLEQCQKLDKIWGHIFSAVITLTTPEAWYRKLRELIDRQQQGPLWMSQTKPEEALSDDFLFPMTSRLSYASSPESDLELNTNVPMLSGPLGPPTRLKSSSDPSIATQDDTAAPPPYTSSYQAFEQHKRTVPDTKYGFSTSTDQPSLPSYTPGVPSARSPHQGPPDLPPRVDRNVKPVGRGTLGRTAVDRLATKTDSVLDMRNYINATPHRANTTSSLERSQPKPVAGSYDSMSSYDSYNTNGNQVYNVGGNLNTSTGRLGPNVPDDLKTGNIPQRAHDPYRFTRSTAQPIPANQENRGDYAKYSRPEHKVIPTTPSKSGNNNNTGTYKPVPPPKPKNYRPPVQNSVQDDNNPANLYQHAKNYSLTPSHVHNGIENTNHRNSGQYYYNIPPPNRGQDGNFLINTNNHNHSHSLSHSHSHSNPPVASHAHSNSAGQLTLNHGHSRSNINNNNNAANVNGHGNHSAHNGGGHNREPSGLDLAGSREQRGSAFELYRKPPIHHNVRTSGITKGLFNNEGGILRGPGDVVMTIPPGALSSSNHQEIYFAVVPPINTINTNNNNNVNNNDIYYDYDNIDTDIDINIKQRGSISPPVNKGESLMSPLIECGPRGIKFNKPIELRIPHNGTPQHKLILKTANNEDLDNSWSDIKIPEACGEYIYVKLDHF; encoded by the exons atgaaaattttaagcaaattgttcggtaaaaaaaatagtgttcggacaaaaagtaaaaatataacgaAAACTAAATATAAGAAACATAGTAATGGGACTGTTGTACCTAAGGATGAATTTATGTTTGGTGATAATTGTAGTACGAGTACTAGAAGACATCGACGAAAACGgagg gTCGGTGACAGAGGATGGGAAGTGCATCACGTAACAGTGACCCGAGTGCCAGGATATGGGTTTGGGATCGCAGTCTCCGGAGGGAGAGACAACCCGCATTTTACTAATGGCGACCCCGCGATCGCGATTTCGGATGTTTTGAAAGCTGGCCCAGCAGAGGGAAAATTGCAAGTTAACGACCGGATAATTTCAGCCAATGGTGTGTCACTAGAAGGCGCAGACTATGGAGCAGCTGTTCGAGTTCTTCGTGACTCAGGATCGACAGTTCTGCTGGTGGTCAAGCGACGATCTGTAATACCGCAGGTTCAGCCAGCGCAGCCTCAGACTCACAGGCTGACTTTGACTCGTAACAACAAAAAAGATGACTTTGGTCTGGTTTTGGGCTGCAGACTTTACGTCAAAGAAGTCACTAGAGAAACTGGAGCTAAACCTGGCGACCTGGTGACCAGAATTGGCGGGATTCCTGCAGACAACATGAGTCTGAAGGaggctaaaaaaataatggactCGTGCAAAGATCGGCTGTCAATTGTCGTAACCCGTGAACCCGGTGCTTCGACCTCTGCTGCTGCTTCAAACTACTCAACTGCCAAAGAAGCTGGTGAATATTTATCGGGGGCAAGTTACAGCAGTCAGAATCTTTACGTTCCGCCACCGACTCGTCAAACGGATGACAAAAGTAATCTAGCGCCTAGAGGAGCCGGTGGGAGGTCCAGAGGTCCTCTGATGGATGTTTCGTTGAGTCAATTAGACTTACCGGCTACTCCTACAGTAGATCCGCCTCGGCCGCCACCCCCACGACCTGAAG actatTATTCATCGCGGCGTCAACTCTACGAAGAAGAAACACGTTCTAAGCAGCCAGTACCCGACCCACGTTTTATAACTTTCCAAAAAGAAGGATCCGTGGGCGTGCGTCTAACCGGAGGCAACGAAACCGGGGTCTTTGTGACCGCAGTTCAACCTGGATCACCAGCTTTTCGGCAAGGTCTTCAGCCAGGTGACAAAATACTCAAAGTCAACGACATGGACATGAAAGGTGTCACCCGAGAGGAAGCAGTTCTGTTTTTGCTGAGTCTCCAGGAGCAGATCGACCTGATCGTCCAACATCGTCGCCAGGAGTACGACCAAATAGTCGCGTCAGGTCGCGGGGATTCGTTTCACATCAAGACGCATTTTCATTATGAGCAACCTGACAGAGGCGAGATGAGTTTCCGCAGCGGGGATGTTTTCCACGTGATCGATACTCTCTATAATGGAGAAGTCGGTTCCTGGCAAGTTTTCAGGATCGGGCGCAATAACCAGGAAGTACAGAAAGGAATTATTCCCAACAAAGTCCGGGCCGAGGAACTCGCGACTGCGCAATTCAACGCGACCAAAAAAGAGCTCAGCACCAGCAGCGAGAGCCGCGGAAGCTTCTTCAGGCGAAGACGCGGCAGCCATAGAAGATCCAAGTCTCTGGGTCGCGATCACTGGGACGACGTCGTCTTCGCAGACAGCATTAGCAAATTTCCCGCGTATGAGCGAGTCGTTTTGAGACACCCGGGGTTCATAAGGCCGGTGGTACTTTTTGGACCGGTCGCGGACCTCGCGAGGGAAAAATTACTAAAGGATTTTCCGGACAAGTTCACGTCCCCGCAGATGGAGAGTCAGCTGGACGACTCGACCAGTGGAAAGGGAGGGAAAACTAATGGGATCATCAGATTAAGTGCGATCAGAGAAGTCATGGAGCGAGGGAAGCATGCGCTGCTTGACATCACGCCCAATGCAGTTGACAGATTGAATTACGCTCAATTTTATCcgattgttatttttttgaaggcGGAAAACAAACAAGTTATCAAGGAAATGAGAGCTGGGATTCCcaa atctgcgcataaaagttcaaaaaaattattagagcaGTGCCAGAAATTGGACAAAATTTGGGGACACATTTTTAGCGCCGTTATAACGCTGACTACTCCAGAAGCCTGGTATAGAAAATTACGGGAGTTGATTGACCGCCAACAACAAGGTCCTCTATGGATGAGTCAAACCAAG CCGGAAGAAGCACTCTCAGACGATTTCCTATTCCCGATGACATCTCGCCTCTCCTACGCTTCCTCTCCGGAAAGTGATTTGGAATTAAATACGAATGTTCCGATGTTGTCTGGTCCACTTGGTCCTCCGACACGTCTTAAGAGTAGTTCTGATCCAAGTATTGCTACTCAAGACGACACCGCTGCGCCTCCGCCGTATACTAGCAGTTACCAg GCATTCGAACAACACAAACGTACCGTTCCCGACACCAAGTACGGATTCTCTACTTCAACTGATCAGCCAAGCTTGCCATCTTATACACCAGGAGTACCCTCAGCACGTTCACCTCATCAGGGACCGCCAGATTTGCCGCCACGAGTCGACAGAAATGTAAAACCTGTCGGCCGCGGAACTCTTGGTCGCACAGCAGTCGACCGTCTTGCCACCAAAACTGACTCAGTACTCGACATGCGTAATTATATTAACGCTACTCCACATCGTGCCAATACAACTTCTTCTCTAGAACGTTCTCAGCCCAAACCAGTTGcc gGTAGTTATGACAGTATGTCATCATATGACTCATACAATACCAACGGTAACCAAGTTTATAATGTAGGGGGTAATTTGAACACATCAACTGGTCGACTAGGTCCCAATGTCCCGGACGATTTAAAAACCGGTAACATTCCGCAAAGAGCACATGATCCTTATCGATTTACTCGCTCGACTGCTCAACCAATACCAGCTAATCAAGAGAATCGCGGTGATTACGCTAAGTAcag tcgaCCAGAACATAAAGTGATACCAACTACACCATCGAAATCtggtaataacaataacactGGAACATATAAACCGGTACCGCCGCCAAAACCCAAAAATTATCGGCCTCCAGTTCAAAATTCTGTTCAAGATGATAATAATCCTGCTAATTTATATCAACAtgctaaaaattattcactgACACCCTCGCATGTTCATAATGGC atcgAAAACACAAATCACCGTAATAGTGGTCAGTACTATTACAACATACCCCCTCCCAATCGCGGGCAagatggtaattttttaataaacaccAACAATCACAATCACTCTCACAGTTTGAGTCACTCTCACTCGCATTCGAATCCACCGGTTGCCAGCCACGCGCACAGTAACAGCGCGGGCCAGCTGACTCTCAATCACGGTCACAGTAGATCTAAcattaacaacaacaataacgcCGCTAATGTCAACGGTCATGGCAACCACTCGGCCCACAATGGCGGCGGGCATAACCGTGAGCCCAGCGGTTTAGACCTCGCGGGCAGTCGGGAGCAACGAGGTAGCGCTTTTGAACTCTACCGTAAGCCTCCGATTCATCATAACGTCAg GACATCTGGAATTACAAAGGGATTATTTAATAACGAGGGAGGTATTTTACGTGGACCAGGAGATGTTGTAATGACAATACCTCCTGGTGCGCTTTCATCTAGTAATCatcaagaaatttattttgccgTTGTACCGCctattaatactattaatactaataataataataatgttaataacaatgatatttattatgattacgATAATATTGACACTGACAttgacataaatataaaacaacgTGGATCTATTTCACCGCCGGTTAATAAGG gTGAGTCATTAATGAGTCCATTAATTGAATGTGGACCACgtgggattaaatttaataaaccaaTAGAATTACGTATTCCCCATAATGGAACTCCGCAgcataaattgatattaaaaacgGCAAATAATGAAGATTTGGACAACAGTTGGTCGGATATTAAAATACCAGAGGCGTGTggtgaatatatttatgttaaattagatcacttttaa
- the LOC103571262 gene encoding tight junction protein ZO-1 isoform X2 has translation MERNDNNNTSGIGGNNNNSSNNINNNNIINNNNNNNSSSNINNNNIINNNNGNGSNGLQPQPNEVGDRGWEVHHVTVTRVPGYGFGIAVSGGRDNPHFTNGDPAIAISDVLKAGPAEGKLQVNDRIISANGVSLEGADYGAAVRVLRDSGSTVLLVVKRRSVIPQVQPAQPQTHRLTLTRNNKKDDFGLVLGCRLYVKEVTRETGAKPGDLVTRIGGIPADNMSLKEAKKIMDSCKDRLSIVVTREPGASTSAAASNYSTAKEAGEYLSGASYSSQNLYVPPPTRQTDDKSNLAPRGAGGRSRGPLMDVSLSQLDLPATPTVDPPRPPPPRPEDYYSSRRQLYEEETRSKQPVPDPRFITFQKEGSVGVRLTGGNETGVFVTAVQPGSPAFRQGLQPGDKILKVNDMDMKGVTREEAVLFLLSLQEQIDLIVQHRRQEYDQIVASGRGDSFHIKTHFHYEQPDRGEMSFRSGDVFHVIDTLYNGEVGSWQVFRIGRNNQEVQKGIIPNKVRAEELATAQFNATKKELSTSSESRGSFFRRRRGSHRRSKSLGRDHWDDVVFADSISKFPAYERVVLRHPGFIRPVVLFGPVADLAREKLLKDFPDKFTSPQMESQLDDSTSGKGGKTNGIIRLSAIREVMERGKHALLDITPNAVDRLNYAQFYPIVIFLKAENKQVIKEMRAGIPKSAHKSSKKLLEQCQKLDKIWGHIFSAVITLTTPEAWYRKLRELIDRQQQGPLWMSQTKPEEALSDDFLFPMTSRLSYASSPESDLELNTNVPMLSGPLGPPTRLKSSSDPSIATQDDTAAPPPYTSSYQAFEQHKRTVPDTKYGFSTSTDQPSLPSYTPGVPSARSPHQGPPDLPPRVDRNVKPVGRGTLGRTAVDRLATKTDSVLDMRNYINATPHRANTTSSLERSQPKPVAGSYDSMSSYDSYNTNGNQVYNVGGNLNTSTGRLGPNVPDDLKTGNIPQRAHDPYRFTRSTAQPIPANQENRGDYAKYSRPEHKVIPTTPSKSGNNNNTGTYKPVPPPKPKNYRPPVQNSVQDDNNPANLYQHAKNYSLTPSHVHNGIENTNHRNSGQYYYNIPPPNRGQDGNFLINTNNHNHSHSLSHSHSHSNPPVASHAHSNSAGQLTLNHGHSRSNINNNNNAANVNGHGNHSAHNGGGHNREPSGLDLAGSREQRGSAFELYRKPPIHHNVRTSGITKGLFNNEGGILRGPGDVVMTIPPGALSSSNHQEIYFAVVPPINTINTNNNNNVNNNDIYYDYDNIDTDIDINIKQRGSISPPVNKGESLMSPLIECGPRGIKFNKPIELRIPHNGTPQHKLILKTANNEDLDNSWSDIKIPEACGEYIYVKLDHF, from the exons ATGGaaagaaatgataataataatactagtgGGATAggtggtaataataataatagcagtaataatattaataataataatattattaataataataataataataatagtagtagtaatattaataataacaatattattaataataataatgggaACGGTTCCAATGGCCTTCAACCGCAGCCTAATgag gTCGGTGACAGAGGATGGGAAGTGCATCACGTAACAGTGACCCGAGTGCCAGGATATGGGTTTGGGATCGCAGTCTCCGGAGGGAGAGACAACCCGCATTTTACTAATGGCGACCCCGCGATCGCGATTTCGGATGTTTTGAAAGCTGGCCCAGCAGAGGGAAAATTGCAAGTTAACGACCGGATAATTTCAGCCAATGGTGTGTCACTAGAAGGCGCAGACTATGGAGCAGCTGTTCGAGTTCTTCGTGACTCAGGATCGACAGTTCTGCTGGTGGTCAAGCGACGATCTGTAATACCGCAGGTTCAGCCAGCGCAGCCTCAGACTCACAGGCTGACTTTGACTCGTAACAACAAAAAAGATGACTTTGGTCTGGTTTTGGGCTGCAGACTTTACGTCAAAGAAGTCACTAGAGAAACTGGAGCTAAACCTGGCGACCTGGTGACCAGAATTGGCGGGATTCCTGCAGACAACATGAGTCTGAAGGaggctaaaaaaataatggactCGTGCAAAGATCGGCTGTCAATTGTCGTAACCCGTGAACCCGGTGCTTCGACCTCTGCTGCTGCTTCAAACTACTCAACTGCCAAAGAAGCTGGTGAATATTTATCGGGGGCAAGTTACAGCAGTCAGAATCTTTACGTTCCGCCACCGACTCGTCAAACGGATGACAAAAGTAATCTAGCGCCTAGAGGAGCCGGTGGGAGGTCCAGAGGTCCTCTGATGGATGTTTCGTTGAGTCAATTAGACTTACCGGCTACTCCTACAGTAGATCCGCCTCGGCCGCCACCCCCACGACCTGAAG actatTATTCATCGCGGCGTCAACTCTACGAAGAAGAAACACGTTCTAAGCAGCCAGTACCCGACCCACGTTTTATAACTTTCCAAAAAGAAGGATCCGTGGGCGTGCGTCTAACCGGAGGCAACGAAACCGGGGTCTTTGTGACCGCAGTTCAACCTGGATCACCAGCTTTTCGGCAAGGTCTTCAGCCAGGTGACAAAATACTCAAAGTCAACGACATGGACATGAAAGGTGTCACCCGAGAGGAAGCAGTTCTGTTTTTGCTGAGTCTCCAGGAGCAGATCGACCTGATCGTCCAACATCGTCGCCAGGAGTACGACCAAATAGTCGCGTCAGGTCGCGGGGATTCGTTTCACATCAAGACGCATTTTCATTATGAGCAACCTGACAGAGGCGAGATGAGTTTCCGCAGCGGGGATGTTTTCCACGTGATCGATACTCTCTATAATGGAGAAGTCGGTTCCTGGCAAGTTTTCAGGATCGGGCGCAATAACCAGGAAGTACAGAAAGGAATTATTCCCAACAAAGTCCGGGCCGAGGAACTCGCGACTGCGCAATTCAACGCGACCAAAAAAGAGCTCAGCACCAGCAGCGAGAGCCGCGGAAGCTTCTTCAGGCGAAGACGCGGCAGCCATAGAAGATCCAAGTCTCTGGGTCGCGATCACTGGGACGACGTCGTCTTCGCAGACAGCATTAGCAAATTTCCCGCGTATGAGCGAGTCGTTTTGAGACACCCGGGGTTCATAAGGCCGGTGGTACTTTTTGGACCGGTCGCGGACCTCGCGAGGGAAAAATTACTAAAGGATTTTCCGGACAAGTTCACGTCCCCGCAGATGGAGAGTCAGCTGGACGACTCGACCAGTGGAAAGGGAGGGAAAACTAATGGGATCATCAGATTAAGTGCGATCAGAGAAGTCATGGAGCGAGGGAAGCATGCGCTGCTTGACATCACGCCCAATGCAGTTGACAGATTGAATTACGCTCAATTTTATCcgattgttatttttttgaaggcGGAAAACAAACAAGTTATCAAGGAAATGAGAGCTGGGATTCCcaa atctgcgcataaaagttcaaaaaaattattagagcaGTGCCAGAAATTGGACAAAATTTGGGGACACATTTTTAGCGCCGTTATAACGCTGACTACTCCAGAAGCCTGGTATAGAAAATTACGGGAGTTGATTGACCGCCAACAACAAGGTCCTCTATGGATGAGTCAAACCAAG CCGGAAGAAGCACTCTCAGACGATTTCCTATTCCCGATGACATCTCGCCTCTCCTACGCTTCCTCTCCGGAAAGTGATTTGGAATTAAATACGAATGTTCCGATGTTGTCTGGTCCACTTGGTCCTCCGACACGTCTTAAGAGTAGTTCTGATCCAAGTATTGCTACTCAAGACGACACCGCTGCGCCTCCGCCGTATACTAGCAGTTACCAg GCATTCGAACAACACAAACGTACCGTTCCCGACACCAAGTACGGATTCTCTACTTCAACTGATCAGCCAAGCTTGCCATCTTATACACCAGGAGTACCCTCAGCACGTTCACCTCATCAGGGACCGCCAGATTTGCCGCCACGAGTCGACAGAAATGTAAAACCTGTCGGCCGCGGAACTCTTGGTCGCACAGCAGTCGACCGTCTTGCCACCAAAACTGACTCAGTACTCGACATGCGTAATTATATTAACGCTACTCCACATCGTGCCAATACAACTTCTTCTCTAGAACGTTCTCAGCCCAAACCAGTTGcc gGTAGTTATGACAGTATGTCATCATATGACTCATACAATACCAACGGTAACCAAGTTTATAATGTAGGGGGTAATTTGAACACATCAACTGGTCGACTAGGTCCCAATGTCCCGGACGATTTAAAAACCGGTAACATTCCGCAAAGAGCACATGATCCTTATCGATTTACTCGCTCGACTGCTCAACCAATACCAGCTAATCAAGAGAATCGCGGTGATTACGCTAAGTAcag tcgaCCAGAACATAAAGTGATACCAACTACACCATCGAAATCtggtaataacaataacactGGAACATATAAACCGGTACCGCCGCCAAAACCCAAAAATTATCGGCCTCCAGTTCAAAATTCTGTTCAAGATGATAATAATCCTGCTAATTTATATCAACAtgctaaaaattattcactgACACCCTCGCATGTTCATAATGGC atcgAAAACACAAATCACCGTAATAGTGGTCAGTACTATTACAACATACCCCCTCCCAATCGCGGGCAagatggtaattttttaataaacaccAACAATCACAATCACTCTCACAGTTTGAGTCACTCTCACTCGCATTCGAATCCACCGGTTGCCAGCCACGCGCACAGTAACAGCGCGGGCCAGCTGACTCTCAATCACGGTCACAGTAGATCTAAcattaacaacaacaataacgcCGCTAATGTCAACGGTCATGGCAACCACTCGGCCCACAATGGCGGCGGGCATAACCGTGAGCCCAGCGGTTTAGACCTCGCGGGCAGTCGGGAGCAACGAGGTAGCGCTTTTGAACTCTACCGTAAGCCTCCGATTCATCATAACGTCAg GACATCTGGAATTACAAAGGGATTATTTAATAACGAGGGAGGTATTTTACGTGGACCAGGAGATGTTGTAATGACAATACCTCCTGGTGCGCTTTCATCTAGTAATCatcaagaaatttattttgccgTTGTACCGCctattaatactattaatactaataataataataatgttaataacaatgatatttattatgattacgATAATATTGACACTGACAttgacataaatataaaacaacgTGGATCTATTTCACCGCCGGTTAATAAGG gTGAGTCATTAATGAGTCCATTAATTGAATGTGGACCACgtgggattaaatttaataaaccaaTAGAATTACGTATTCCCCATAATGGAACTCCGCAgcataaattgatattaaaaacgGCAAATAATGAAGATTTGGACAACAGTTGGTCGGATATTAAAATACCAGAGGCGTGTggtgaatatatttatgttaaattagatcacttttaa